In the genome of Candidatus Krumholzibacteriia bacterium, one region contains:
- the dprA gene encoding DNA-processing protein DprA, whose translation MSAASLWPEPRELRALCRLLPWQAPVPRFQRRELAGVRRLSALEPPGVAPAAAASALEETLLAWRERRRGSLLLFHADAYPPWLREIAKPPLALFAQGDVGVLLRPAVAMVGARAATEGYAAWTRDSAALLARAGIVIASGLARGIDAAAHRGALDVRGATFAVVGSGCDVCYPPENAALQAEIESSGCVVSELLPGTPPRPWHFPSRNRILAGLVRGVVVVQAEWKSGALITARFALQENREVMAVPGDVQDPRSRGTHDLLRQGAALVEGATDVLRALGWHAATAAAEPSGPQAEQATLLAALDPPVGPEVLRSRLGWDAARLQRTLLELELLGLAERDRRGRVRRGAG comes from the coding sequence GTGAGCGCTGCTTCCCTCTGGCCCGAGCCACGCGAGCTGCGCGCTCTCTGCCGGCTGCTGCCTTGGCAAGCGCCAGTGCCGCGCTTCCAGCGCCGGGAGCTGGCCGGCGTGCGCCGCCTGTCGGCGCTCGAACCGCCCGGGGTGGCGCCGGCCGCGGCGGCGTCGGCGCTGGAGGAAACGCTCCTCGCCTGGCGCGAACGGCGGCGCGGCAGCTTGTTGCTCTTCCACGCTGACGCCTATCCGCCCTGGCTGCGCGAGATCGCCAAACCGCCGCTGGCGCTCTTCGCCCAAGGGGACGTGGGCGTCCTGCTGCGCCCGGCCGTCGCCATGGTGGGAGCCCGCGCCGCCACCGAAGGCTACGCCGCCTGGACACGGGACAGCGCGGCGCTCCTCGCCCGCGCCGGCATCGTCATCGCCAGCGGCTTGGCGCGAGGCATCGACGCGGCGGCGCATCGAGGTGCTCTCGACGTTCGCGGCGCCACCTTCGCCGTGGTCGGATCGGGGTGCGATGTGTGCTATCCACCGGAGAACGCAGCGCTGCAAGCCGAGATCGAGAGCTCCGGCTGTGTGGTGAGCGAGCTCTTGCCAGGCACGCCGCCGCGGCCTTGGCATTTTCCTAGCCGCAATCGCATCCTCGCGGGGCTGGTGCGCGGCGTGGTGGTGGTGCAGGCGGAGTGGAAGAGCGGCGCTCTGATCACGGCGCGCTTCGCGCTGCAGGAGAACCGGGAAGTGATGGCGGTTCCCGGCGACGTGCAGGATCCGCGCAGCCGGGGGACCCATGATCTCCTGCGCCAGGGCGCCGCCCTGGTGGAAGGAGCCACCGACGTGCTGCGCGCCCTCGGCTGGCACGCGGCGACGGCCGCTGCCGAACCCAGCGGACCGCAGGCGGAGCAAGCAACGTTGCTCGCCGCCCTGGATCCGCCCGTTGGTCCCGAGGTGCTGCGCTCCCGACTCGGCTGGGACGCTGCTCGCCTGCAACGCACGCTCCTCGAGCTCGAGCTGCTCGGCCTCGCCGAACGCGACCGGCGCGGCCGTGTCCGCCGGGGAGCGGGCTGA
- a CDS encoding right-handed parallel beta-helix repeat-containing protein codes for MSRLWLAGVVFLTLPATTGGRTLQVPADYPTVRRAVYEAADGDTVQLAAGTFVDRFTIGGNPLNNPNRNIVLRGVSRDATILDGSSATGNVVTLIGCQRSMIIEDMTITGGTFNRVSVESTGAAVYVNGGHPTIQRCNLVENHGNAAGGVDIYFFSQPLIRDCIIAYNTGGGILIETDTGAPGPAAEVRNNTIVRNQGGGISVIKGARALVENCTIAYNSADGVSSEITQGTGTAMCYVTVRRNIITHNGGGGIVRELTLGTCYTLECNDVWGNAGVTGGVMGNYQGYSSGDPCFSGRGAGDVSFDPLYQDVANDNFLLSGGSPLYQLCVPGSCGALGADTDCADPVQSVTWSEVKALFR; via the coding sequence ATGTCGCGACTCTGGCTCGCGGGCGTTGTGTTTCTGACTCTGCCCGCCACGACGGGGGGGCGGACCCTGCAGGTTCCTGCGGACTACCCCACGGTCCGGCGCGCCGTCTACGAAGCCGCCGACGGCGACACGGTGCAGCTGGCGGCGGGGACGTTCGTGGACCGGTTCACCATCGGCGGCAACCCGCTCAACAACCCCAACCGGAACATCGTCCTCCGCGGCGTGAGCAGGGACGCGACGATCCTGGACGGGTCGTCGGCTACGGGGAACGTGGTCACCCTCATCGGCTGCCAGCGCAGCATGATCATCGAGGACATGACCATCACCGGCGGCACCTTCAACCGCGTCTCTGTGGAGAGCACCGGGGCGGCGGTGTACGTCAACGGCGGTCACCCCACCATCCAGCGGTGCAACTTGGTGGAGAACCACGGCAACGCCGCCGGCGGCGTGGACATCTACTTCTTCTCCCAGCCGCTCATCCGGGACTGCATCATCGCCTACAACACCGGCGGTGGCATCCTCATCGAAACCGACACCGGGGCCCCGGGGCCGGCAGCGGAGGTGCGTAACAACACCATCGTCCGCAATCAGGGGGGTGGCATCTCGGTCATCAAGGGCGCACGCGCTCTGGTGGAGAACTGCACCATCGCCTACAACAGCGCGGACGGCGTCAGCAGCGAGATCACCCAGGGCACCGGCACCGCGATGTGCTACGTCACCGTGCGGCGGAACATCATCACGCACAACGGCGGCGGCGGCATCGTGCGCGAACTGACCCTCGGCACCTGCTACACCCTGGAATGCAACGATGTCTGGGGCAATGCCGGCGTCACCGGCGGCGTGATGGGCAACTACCAGGGCTACAGCTCGGGGGACCCGTGCTTCTCCGGACGCGGTGCGGGCGACGTCTCCTTCGATCCGCTGTACCAGGATGTCGCCAACGACAACTTCCTCCTCTCCGGCGGCTCACCGCTCTACCAGCTCTGCGTCCCAGGCAGCTGCGGCGCCCTGGGGGCGGACACGGATTGCGCCGACCCGGTCCAGTCCGTGACCTGGAGCGAGGTCAAGGCGTTGTTTCGCTGA
- a CDS encoding lysophospholipid acyltransferase family protein: MRDALEMLGLRTLAVLANAPPPAAALACGRALGRFAFALGVRRRVCLQNLERAFPGSEQQVLRQQLGRAAYEHLGMLAVEFLRLPRLRAEERRSAMDLVGAEHLQAAVASGRGAILATAHYGNWELLGAGMVAHGFPLTLVVQRLRNPRAEALVGAVRTAVGERAIERGMGLRRLRSELEANRFVAVLTDQDARRRGAFVPFFGSLASTPKGAVQLAWRLEVPLLPVLGHRLPGGRHCLTVHPPLPLRRDLPEEEVVHQTLLRFNALLEAAIRAAPSQYLWLHRRWKTPAPVAAPA; encoded by the coding sequence GTGCGCGATGCTCTGGAGATGTTGGGTCTCCGCACTCTGGCGGTGCTGGCGAACGCGCCCCCGCCAGCGGCGGCGCTCGCCTGCGGTCGGGCTCTCGGCCGCTTCGCCTTCGCCCTCGGTGTCCGTCGCCGCGTCTGCTTGCAAAACCTGGAGCGCGCCTTCCCCGGCTCGGAGCAGCAGGTCCTGCGGCAGCAACTGGGACGCGCTGCGTACGAGCATCTCGGCATGCTCGCGGTCGAATTCCTGCGCTTGCCGCGCCTGCGCGCCGAGGAGCGCCGGAGTGCCATGGACCTCGTCGGTGCCGAGCATTTGCAAGCCGCCGTCGCTTCGGGCCGTGGCGCCATTCTCGCCACCGCGCACTACGGCAACTGGGAACTCCTCGGCGCCGGGATGGTGGCGCACGGCTTCCCGCTCACCCTGGTGGTGCAGCGCCTGCGCAATCCCCGCGCCGAGGCCCTGGTGGGGGCGGTGCGCACGGCGGTGGGCGAGCGCGCCATCGAGCGTGGCATGGGCCTCCGCCGCTTGCGCTCCGAGCTGGAAGCCAATCGCTTCGTCGCCGTCCTCACCGACCAGGACGCGCGGCGGCGCGGAGCCTTCGTGCCCTTCTTCGGTTCTCTCGCCTCGACACCGAAAGGCGCGGTGCAACTGGCATGGCGACTCGAGGTGCCGTTGCTGCCAGTGCTGGGTCACCGCCTTCCTGGCGGCCGGCACTGCTTGACCGTGCACCCCCCGCTGCCGCTGCGCCGTGACCTGCCCGAAGAGGAGGTCGTGCACCAAACCTTGCTGCGCTTCAACGCCCTCCTCGAGGCAGCCATCCGCGCGGCGCCGTCGCAGTACCTCTGGTTGCACCGGCGCTGGAAGACTCCCGCGCCCGTTGCCGCGCCGGCTTGA
- a CDS encoding AAA family ATPase, translating to MRILSVVNQKGGCGKTTVSINLAAALAKRKKDVLLVDMDPQGHASLGLNLDPEDYERSTYDVLMHAEFEFDQVVIPVVEHLDVCPGSVVLAAVEQELKDRPGRERRLLAKLQSMRHPYEYVILDCPPAIGLLTFNALTASQEAIIPVDPSFFSLHGLHKVRETIELLREEIGHEVQIRVLANNCNSRTNFSRDILYEIQNFHGDSMLRTVISHTVKLKEAASRGQPVTKFDPAGRATKEFAALAEELLAQEPFLRVGEVGTRAPAFQGPQPLPGGVRFVLDAPHAREVRVTGSFTDWSFDGFPLQRSEDGLWSGTIAVGGGQHEYRFIIDGVWVKDPNNEASVMNEFGQENSVVNVPADLVAHG from the coding sequence ATGCGCATCCTCTCGGTGGTCAATCAGAAAGGCGGCTGCGGCAAGACGACCGTCTCGATCAACCTCGCCGCCGCGCTGGCCAAGCGCAAGAAGGACGTCCTTCTCGTCGACATGGACCCGCAGGGGCACGCCTCCTTGGGCCTCAACCTCGACCCCGAGGATTACGAGCGCAGCACCTACGACGTACTGATGCACGCCGAGTTCGAGTTCGATCAAGTCGTCATTCCCGTCGTGGAGCACCTCGACGTCTGCCCGGGCTCGGTGGTGCTGGCGGCGGTGGAGCAGGAGCTCAAGGACCGGCCCGGCAGGGAGCGCAGGCTCCTGGCCAAGCTGCAGAGCATGCGCCACCCCTACGAGTACGTGATCCTCGACTGTCCGCCGGCCATTGGCTTGCTGACCTTCAACGCGCTGACGGCGTCACAGGAAGCCATCATTCCGGTGGACCCGAGCTTCTTCTCCCTGCACGGGCTGCACAAAGTGCGGGAGACGATCGAGCTGTTGCGGGAGGAGATCGGGCACGAGGTGCAGATCCGCGTCCTCGCCAACAACTGCAACAGTCGCACCAACTTTTCCCGCGACATCCTCTACGAGATCCAGAACTTCCATGGCGACTCCATGCTCCGCACCGTGATCAGTCACACGGTGAAGCTCAAGGAAGCCGCCAGCCGGGGGCAGCCAGTCACCAAGTTCGATCCCGCCGGCCGGGCCACCAAGGAGTTCGCCGCCCTGGCCGAGGAGCTCCTGGCGCAGGAGCCCTTCCTCCGTGTCGGCGAGGTGGGCACGCGCGCACCGGCCTTCCAGGGGCCGCAGCCGCTCCCCGGGGGCGTACGCTTCGTCCTGGACGCGCCGCATGCCCGCGAGGTGCGGGTCACCGGCTCGTTCACCGACTGGTCCTTCGACGGCTTCCCCCTGCAGCGCAGCGAGGACGGCCTGTGGTCCGGCACCATCGCCGTCGGCGGTGGACAACACGAGTACCGCTTCATCATCGACGGCGTCTGGGTGAAGGACCCGAACAACGAAGCCAGCGTGATGAACGAGTTCGGGCAGGAGAACTCGGTCGTGAACGTGCCGGCCGACCTCGTGGCCCACGGCTGA
- a CDS encoding NlpC/P60 family protein, with amino-acid sequence MGGWIRVMATLLLVFLAGCGQSITAREARARLDPARRLDTPPSRASGVPSLVELAASAAALPQPQRQIVESALAHTGMPAGKLDCSALAARIYAVGGIELPRTVREQLAMGGQVGGDLEPGDLVFFAFRRQPADHVGIFTGQGAFVHISASAHQVRLESMASFSPSYVGARRFRRRASRATAPPGLLRRLRSRQKSLTGFRRRPLTSAESTT; translated from the coding sequence ATGGGTGGGTGGATCCGGGTCATGGCGACCCTGCTCCTGGTCTTCCTGGCCGGGTGCGGTCAGTCGATCACGGCGCGCGAGGCGCGGGCCCGGCTGGATCCGGCCCGACGCCTCGACACCCCGCCCTCCCGGGCTTCCGGCGTCCCCTCGTTGGTGGAGCTCGCCGCCAGCGCCGCCGCCCTCCCGCAACCGCAGCGGCAGATCGTCGAGTCCGCCCTCGCACACACCGGTATGCCCGCCGGCAAGTTGGATTGCTCGGCGCTCGCGGCGCGCATCTATGCCGTCGGCGGCATCGAGCTGCCGCGCACGGTGCGCGAACAGCTGGCCATGGGGGGCCAGGTGGGCGGCGACTTGGAACCCGGGGACCTGGTGTTCTTCGCCTTCCGCCGCCAGCCAGCGGACCATGTGGGAATCTTCACCGGCCAGGGTGCCTTCGTCCACATCTCCGCCTCGGCCCATCAGGTGCGGCTCGAATCCATGGCCAGCTTCTCCCCGTCCTACGTGGGCGCGCGGCGTTTCCGGCGCCGCGCCTCGCGCGCCACGGCGCCGCCAGGTTTGCTCCGGCGGCTGCGATCGCGGCAAAAGAGCTTGACAGGCTTTCGGAGGCGTCCATTAACTAGCGCCGAGTCAACCACCTGA
- a CDS encoding C25 family cysteine peptidase translates to MTPSSSSRSVLRVGWKARARCLAAALAALSLGATSASGAERPLTFGDRLQAILAPQLRVVAAPSAAKPPTALATKPETGMLVVPVLLAPGEKLLEAHADVPLHVLANCSYHGFAIAHLGVARGDLPRLQAHPTTLVTSVAAVPALQLQRAAPERELAWRQELARHVVNPEALGAYVEKAGAPAPAPTADFAPSDKPSLEGSGVEMLIVTRESLVAAFQLLADERTAAGIPTVVRSLEWIEASFPHGADRQETLRLFLRDAYVYWGVQSLLLGGDTDLIPARYAVSTYIQPPASVPTDLYYACLDGNWNADGDDLWGEAEDPFGGDPGDDADLYPEFYVGRLPVHTPAEVANYRAKLAAYLDPAHTNYQDKLLFLSEVLWPVDYTPGGTILKNGADNAERLIALNDLDTGNPPEGICPSRLTKLYEVPTGYSGAGPLSRQAAIDSMNAGFGLVTHIGHGFRYTMSLADASLTNLQAADLVNGERPFFLVMLNCTASAFDFPCLAEQFLLNPQGGAVGVLGAAREAFPDGSQLFLEAWFRGLFDNDRVSVGQALQEARLELLAGTSTDGVLRWTNFITAYLGDPTLSLWRCAPRNPVVTHATGLVPGQQQLAVQVNTAPGAVPGAMVCLWKPGDFYAVARTNASGVATLAFRAEAPGNATLTVQGAGITPFQETVPFAAGVGAILRATGTTVVTDSGSGSRGNGNGVFEAGEKAFVAVEVRNSGSAAASNVQVALSTSDPFVIIQSPFVTIPTLPAGQTTFAPPITVELKYNLPDRHHLELRADLTIPGKSWHDQIVFDLLQVQPRVVGLIVVDPDGNGTPGAGETYTLQVQFKNYGFAQLDAATATLTSSDPDVSISDGSAVVGNVLHLGTGTGEFQLTESNVSQPNSLHVVLTSGTRTWPFDVETRRPTPPGAVTADVSLGPDRVALAWGPSAATDVIGYHVYRALAASGPWTRMDTDVVTSARYFGAAGLQGSTKYWFAVTAVDGSGNESVRTSAVAATTNPLQNTGWPRYLQQWTSCTAVVANVDADATPEVFVGADLVYGWQHNGTEIVNGDADPSTDGVFSSLGQSFTAGLAAGDLTGDGRDEIVACSWDTHQIFVFAANGSVLPGWPRSMAVTTHGLWAAPVLADLDLNGTPEVIVLGLDSRLYVWRANGTELRDGDNNAATQGVFFLIPSSATWSRGGPVVGNVLTADAAPEIVFGTTTNRIYMLRADGSIPAGWPVTVGDDVNASPALGDVDGDGDLEVVVPAGDGFLYVLRGDGTALPGWPRPFETHWSALAPSVALHDFDADGKLEIVVAGSSGAVEDGQLAIFNWQGNYLPGWPVEVHTASESSPVLGDLDGDGVVEIVFGGENGQILGFEPNGSMAAGFPIRLGAEMRSTPTITDLDGDGDTDLVVAGWDQQVYAFDFPGTYQPGLVPWGTLRANRQRTGGYYPATPTDAEPLPPLRTRLRGNVPNPFNPQTRILFDLAGPERQHVLLCIYDPSGRKVRTLVDGALPAGPHFFDWDGRDANGRAVASGVYFTRLVAGALSSSQKMVLLR, encoded by the coding sequence ATGACACCGTCGTCCTCGTCTCGTTCCGTCCTACGCGTCGGGTGGAAAGCTCGAGCGCGCTGCCTGGCGGCAGCGCTCGCAGCGCTCTCGCTCGGCGCCACGAGCGCGTCCGGCGCCGAGCGCCCGCTCACTTTCGGCGACCGCCTGCAGGCCATTCTGGCGCCGCAGCTCCGGGTCGTGGCAGCGCCCTCTGCCGCCAAGCCACCGACCGCACTCGCCACCAAGCCCGAGACGGGAATGCTCGTCGTTCCGGTGCTGCTGGCTCCGGGCGAAAAGCTGCTCGAGGCGCACGCCGACGTGCCGCTGCACGTTCTCGCCAACTGCAGCTACCATGGCTTCGCCATCGCCCACTTGGGAGTGGCGCGCGGCGATCTCCCCCGCCTGCAGGCGCACCCCACGACGCTCGTTACCAGCGTCGCGGCGGTGCCAGCGCTGCAGCTGCAGCGCGCCGCCCCAGAACGCGAGCTCGCCTGGAGGCAGGAGCTGGCGCGCCACGTGGTGAATCCGGAAGCTCTCGGCGCCTACGTGGAGAAGGCCGGGGCACCGGCGCCAGCGCCGACGGCCGACTTCGCTCCCAGCGACAAACCCAGCCTCGAGGGGAGCGGGGTGGAGATGCTCATCGTGACCCGCGAGAGTCTGGTCGCGGCCTTCCAGCTCCTCGCCGACGAGCGCACTGCCGCGGGAATCCCCACCGTGGTGCGCAGCCTGGAGTGGATCGAGGCCAGCTTCCCGCACGGCGCCGATCGGCAAGAGACCCTGCGGCTCTTCCTGCGCGACGCCTATGTCTACTGGGGCGTGCAGAGCCTGCTCCTCGGCGGCGATACCGACCTCATCCCGGCGCGCTACGCCGTCTCCACCTACATACAGCCGCCGGCTTCGGTGCCCACGGATCTCTACTACGCCTGCCTCGACGGGAACTGGAACGCCGATGGCGACGACCTCTGGGGGGAGGCCGAAGATCCCTTCGGCGGCGACCCGGGAGACGACGCCGATCTGTATCCGGAGTTCTACGTCGGTCGCTTGCCGGTGCACACGCCGGCGGAGGTGGCGAACTACCGGGCCAAGCTCGCCGCTTATCTGGATCCGGCGCACACCAACTACCAGGACAAGCTGCTCTTCTTGAGCGAGGTGCTGTGGCCGGTGGACTACACCCCTGGCGGCACCATCCTCAAGAATGGCGCCGACAATGCCGAGCGGCTCATCGCCCTCAACGATCTCGACACGGGCAACCCGCCCGAAGGGATCTGCCCCTCGCGCCTCACCAAGTTGTACGAGGTGCCCACGGGCTACAGCGGCGCCGGTCCGCTCAGCCGGCAGGCGGCGATCGATTCCATGAACGCCGGGTTCGGTCTGGTCACCCACATCGGCCACGGCTTCCGCTACACCATGTCTCTCGCCGACGCCTCGCTCACCAATCTGCAAGCGGCGGACCTCGTCAACGGCGAGCGGCCCTTCTTCTTGGTCATGCTCAACTGCACCGCCTCGGCCTTCGACTTTCCCTGCCTGGCGGAACAGTTCCTCCTCAACCCGCAGGGCGGCGCCGTGGGCGTGCTCGGGGCGGCGCGCGAAGCCTTCCCCGACGGCAGCCAGCTCTTTCTCGAAGCCTGGTTCCGCGGCCTCTTCGACAATGACCGCGTGAGCGTCGGCCAAGCGCTGCAGGAGGCCCGCCTCGAACTGCTCGCCGGCACCAGCACCGATGGCGTGCTGCGCTGGACCAACTTCATCACCGCCTACCTCGGCGATCCGACCCTGTCGCTGTGGCGCTGCGCGCCCCGGAACCCCGTGGTGACCCACGCCACCGGCCTCGTTCCCGGTCAGCAGCAGCTGGCGGTGCAGGTGAACACCGCGCCGGGCGCGGTGCCGGGAGCCATGGTCTGCCTGTGGAAGCCCGGGGACTTCTATGCCGTGGCGCGGACGAACGCGAGCGGTGTGGCGACGCTGGCCTTCCGCGCCGAGGCCCCGGGCAATGCCACTCTCACCGTGCAAGGAGCCGGAATCACCCCGTTCCAGGAGACCGTGCCCTTCGCCGCCGGTGTCGGTGCGATCCTACGGGCCACCGGGACGACGGTGGTGACCGACAGCGGCAGCGGCAGCCGCGGCAACGGCAACGGTGTCTTCGAAGCGGGGGAGAAAGCCTTCGTCGCGGTGGAAGTGCGCAACAGCGGCAGCGCCGCGGCGTCCAATGTGCAGGTGGCGCTCTCCACCAGCGATCCCTTCGTGATCATCCAGTCACCCTTCGTCACCATTCCGACCCTGCCGGCGGGGCAGACCACCTTCGCGCCGCCGATCACGGTGGAGCTCAAATACAATCTCCCCGACCGGCACCACTTGGAGCTGCGCGCGGATCTCACCATCCCCGGCAAGTCCTGGCATGACCAGATCGTCTTCGACTTGCTGCAGGTGCAGCCCAGGGTCGTGGGTCTGATCGTGGTCGATCCTGACGGCAACGGCACTCCCGGAGCCGGCGAGACCTACACCCTGCAGGTGCAGTTCAAGAACTACGGCTTCGCCCAGCTGGATGCCGCCACCGCGACGCTCACCTCCTCGGATCCGGATGTCAGCATCAGCGACGGCAGCGCCGTGGTCGGCAACGTCCTCCACCTGGGAACGGGAACGGGGGAGTTCCAGCTCACCGAATCCAACGTGTCGCAGCCGAATTCCCTGCACGTGGTGCTCACCAGCGGCACTCGCACCTGGCCCTTCGATGTGGAGACGCGGCGGCCCACACCTCCCGGTGCGGTCACTGCCGACGTCAGCCTCGGACCCGACCGGGTGGCGCTCGCCTGGGGCCCGAGCGCTGCCACCGATGTCATCGGCTACCACGTTTATCGCGCCCTTGCTGCCAGCGGACCGTGGACGCGGATGGACACCGATGTGGTCACCAGCGCCCGATACTTCGGCGCCGCCGGGCTGCAGGGCAGCACCAAGTACTGGTTCGCCGTGACCGCCGTGGACGGGAGTGGCAATGAGAGCGTGCGCACCAGCGCCGTGGCGGCCACCACCAACCCGCTGCAGAACACCGGCTGGCCCCGTTACCTGCAGCAGTGGACCAGCTGCACCGCCGTGGTGGCCAACGTGGACGCCGACGCCACCCCCGAGGTCTTTGTCGGCGCTGACCTCGTGTATGGCTGGCAACACAATGGCACCGAGATCGTGAACGGCGATGCGGATCCGAGCACCGACGGCGTCTTCAGCAGCCTGGGGCAGAGCTTCACCGCCGGTCTCGCCGCCGGGGATTTGACCGGCGACGGGCGTGACGAGATCGTCGCCTGCTCTTGGGACACGCATCAGATCTTCGTCTTCGCCGCCAACGGCTCCGTCCTGCCCGGGTGGCCTCGCTCCATGGCGGTGACCACCCACGGTCTCTGGGCGGCGCCGGTGCTCGCCGATCTCGATCTGAACGGCACCCCCGAGGTCATCGTGCTCGGCTTGGACAGCCGCCTCTACGTCTGGCGGGCCAACGGCACGGAGCTGCGCGATGGCGACAACAACGCCGCCACGCAGGGCGTCTTCTTCCTGATCCCCTCGTCGGCGACCTGGAGCCGCGGCGGCCCCGTGGTCGGCAATGTGCTCACCGCCGATGCGGCGCCGGAGATCGTCTTCGGCACCACGACGAACCGCATCTACATGCTGCGCGCCGACGGCTCCATCCCCGCGGGCTGGCCAGTGACCGTGGGCGACGACGTCAACGCCTCGCCCGCCCTCGGCGACGTGGACGGCGACGGTGATCTGGAAGTGGTGGTGCCGGCAGGCGATGGTTTCCTCTACGTGCTGCGCGGCGATGGCACCGCCCTCCCGGGCTGGCCGCGTCCTTTCGAGACGCACTGGAGCGCCCTCGCACCTTCGGTGGCGCTGCACGATTTCGATGCCGACGGCAAGCTCGAGATCGTGGTCGCGGGCTCGTCGGGAGCGGTGGAGGACGGCCAGCTCGCCATCTTCAACTGGCAGGGCAACTACTTGCCGGGCTGGCCGGTGGAAGTGCACACCGCTTCGGAATCCTCGCCGGTGCTCGGCGATCTGGATGGCGACGGCGTGGTGGAAATCGTCTTCGGCGGCGAAAACGGCCAGATCCTCGGCTTCGAGCCGAACGGCTCTATGGCGGCGGGATTCCCGATCCGCCTCGGCGCGGAGATGCGGAGCACGCCGACGATCACCGATCTGGATGGCGACGGCGACACCGACCTGGTGGTGGCCGGCTGGGATCAGCAGGTCTATGCCTTCGACTTCCCCGGCACCTATCAGCCCGGGCTGGTGCCGTGGGGGACGTTGCGCGCCAACCGCCAGCGCACCGGCGGTTACTACCCGGCGACCCCGACCGACGCCGAGCCGCTGCCGCCGCTGCGCACCCGCTTGCGCGGCAACGTACCGAACCCCTTCAATCCGCAGACGCGGATCCTCTTCGATCTCGCCGGTCCCGAGCGGCAGCACGTCCTGCTCTGCATCTACGACCCGAGCGGCCGCAAGGTGCGCACCCTGGTGGATGGCGCCCTCCCCGCCGGTCCCCACTTCTTCGACTGGGACGGCCGCGACGCAAACGGTCGCGCGGTAGCGAGCGGCGTCTACTTCACCCGCCTGGTGGCGGGCGCCTTGAGCTCGAGCCAGAAGATGGTGCTGTTGCGCTGA
- the obgE gene encoding GTPase ObgE, giving the protein MPSFIDRVEIEVRAGDGGDGCVSFRREKYVPRGGPDGGDGGDGGSVVLVGDPHVVTLLDYNYRRRFQAERGSHGQGANKRGRDGAPLRLRVPLGTVVQSAPGAVLGEVVTAGEELVAARGGRGGRGNAAFKSATNQAPRRADPGRSGEMQRLILELKLLADVGLVGKPNAGKSTLLAALSAATPKIADYPFTTLSPVLGVVRVDDNTSFVLADIPGLIEGAHAGRGLGLEFLRHLERTSVLVFVLDASGEPAADFLMLQRELEAYALPLAGKHRLVALNKIDLLDAAGVEAARAALPAGEEVLPLSALGRSGLDALVRAVAEPVARARRLAATHRPDPSTA; this is encoded by the coding sequence TTGCCGAGTTTCATCGACCGCGTCGAAATCGAGGTGCGCGCCGGCGACGGCGGCGACGGTTGCGTCAGCTTCCGGCGCGAGAAGTACGTGCCCCGGGGTGGCCCCGACGGCGGCGACGGTGGTGATGGGGGCAGCGTCGTCCTGGTGGGAGATCCGCACGTGGTGACCCTGCTCGATTACAACTATCGACGCCGATTCCAGGCCGAGCGCGGCAGCCATGGTCAGGGTGCCAACAAGCGCGGCCGCGACGGCGCCCCGCTGCGCCTGCGCGTCCCTCTCGGCACGGTGGTGCAATCGGCTCCCGGTGCGGTGCTCGGGGAAGTGGTGACGGCAGGAGAAGAGCTGGTCGCTGCCCGCGGCGGCCGTGGCGGGCGCGGCAACGCCGCCTTCAAGAGCGCCACCAATCAGGCGCCGCGGCGCGCCGACCCCGGGAGGAGCGGGGAAATGCAGCGCCTGATCCTGGAGCTCAAGCTCCTCGCCGACGTCGGTTTGGTGGGCAAGCCGAACGCGGGGAAGTCGACCTTGCTGGCGGCGCTGTCGGCAGCGACGCCGAAGATCGCCGATTATCCCTTCACCACGCTCTCTCCGGTTCTCGGCGTGGTGCGCGTGGACGACAACACCAGCTTCGTGCTCGCCGACATCCCCGGCCTGATCGAGGGGGCTCATGCAGGTCGTGGCCTGGGCCTCGAATTCCTTCGTCACCTGGAGCGCACCAGCGTCCTCGTCTTCGTTCTCGATGCGAGCGGCGAGCCGGCCGCGGATTTCCTCATGCTGCAGCGGGAGCTCGAAGCCTATGCGCTGCCGCTGGCGGGCAAACATCGTCTCGTAGCGCTCAACAAGATCGACCTCCTCGACGCCGCCGGCGTCGAAGCGGCGCGAGCGGCGTTGCCCGCCGGCGAAGAGGTGCTGCCGCTCTCGGCCCTCGGCCGCAGCGGTCTCGATGCGCTGGTGCGTGCCGTGGCGGAGCCTGTGGCCCGCGCGCGGCGTCTGGCCGCCACTCACCGCCCCGATCCTTCCACCGCGTGA
- a CDS encoding HU family DNA-binding protein, giving the protein MTKAELVERVVLDIAHRELSKAAINEVVDAVFDNIAKAVRKDKRFTYPGFGTFSVRMRKARVGRNPQTGEEIKIKASKTVGFKPAPVLKESL; this is encoded by the coding sequence TTGACAAAGGCTGAACTGGTCGAACGTGTCGTGCTAGACATCGCTCATCGCGAGCTTTCCAAGGCTGCGATCAACGAGGTCGTGGACGCCGTTTTCGACAACATCGCGAAAGCGGTGCGCAAGGACAAGCGGTTCACGTATCCGGGTTTCGGAACCTTCAGCGTCCGTATGCGGAAGGCACGCGTGGGTCGCAATCCTCAAACTGGCGAGGAAATCAAGATCAAGGCGAGCAAGACGGTGGGCTTCAAGCCAGCCCCAGTTCTGAAGGAGTCGCTCTGA